tctttgaaaacttgacacaccaatttttgatatcggcgacaggcggcgggtcatcgtttggagtgaaaaatgtcaaatttcagctccagatttttcacctaaaaatgagtcgggtatgtgaaaatgactcaggggcatgttttattacatttgaaggGGACGCAAAGCACATTGTCGGCCACTGGGTCACCTTGACCCAAAGGACAACACAAGggctatactatgacattttttgaccatttttgacaccatactatactatgacattttttggtgtttgaccccatgacattttttgagcgtttttcatgcctcacagattttttgaccatttttgatgctttagtatactatgacattttcaacttttttgatgtcttactataaccAGATATTTTTACTTCTACTTTGGATTACTATCATTTCTGCATAacttttatattactgattaattTTACTCTTACCTCtagtattacattacttttagcatacaacaacataaagcttttttttattacattttacttcgAAATTTACAGATTCAATTCAcatcaattttatttgtatagcgcagataacttttactattaaaactacatccagtaacagattactttgactattacatcttactcCTGATATCgctctttatttttacattacttctattaatacagattacttacgcagtatttttatattgctcattatttctattttaacacTTCTGATATAccgaatactgaacataaacagttaattgtcagttctctgtgttggacagttgatgtaaagctgtttgtgaattacctggaagcctctgtcctggtctcaaagaacttcttcattgtacgaagactctgtgatcgtggactacgtctctgtgattgcggacaatgtctctgagattatggacaaagtctctgtgatcatggacaatgattgtgatcgtggacgatgtctctgagatcatagacggtgcctctgtgatcatcgacaatgtctccatgatcgcgggcaatgccgtcaaatcggtgacccccgtctccgccgattctatcgcaaggtctctacgaagcatgggacaacgtctctgatcatggacaacgtctctctcatctttgacaaggtctctgcgatcatggacagtgtctctgatcgtggacaatgtctccctcatcctcaacaatgtctctccgatcatggaccatgtctcagcgatcatggacgacatctctgtgatcatggactatgtgCCGGACCAAGTgttgacacctggaggaaatcaaagagaaacatacagaggaaaatgatcaatacactactacctattcctcatcaacagtttaaccatgaaaacacagagaaatattcaacattacagctgaaccagaacgtTTAATGGCTTTACATGCCTTatgccatttttcatgccttactatactatgacattttttgaccattttttttaaccatttttcacaccatactataccatgacattttttgaccatttttcataccttacaacactataacattttttgaccattatTGGTGCTTTACTATagtatgaccttttttgaccatctCTGatgcattactatactatgacagtttttggtggtttttggttttacttacacagtatttttatattgctcattatttctatttttacacttctgatATAccgaatactgaacataaacagttaattgtcagttctctgtgttggacagttgatgtaaagctgtttgtgaattacctggaagcctctgtcctggtctcaaagaacttcttcattgtacgaagactctgtgatcgtggactaggtctctgtgattgcggacaatgtctctgagattatggacaaagtctctgtgatcatggacaatgattgtgatcgtggacgatgtctctgagatcatagacggtgcctctgtgatcatcgacaatgtctccatgatcgcgggcaatgccgtcaaatcggtgacccccgtctccgccgattctatcgcaaggtctctacgaagcatgggacaacgtctctgatcatggacaacgtctctctcatctttgacaaggtctctgcgatcatggacagtgtctctgatcgtggacaatgtctccctcatcctcaacaatgtctctccgatcatggaccatgtctcagcgatcgtggacgacatctctgtgatcatggactatgtgCCGGACCAAGTGttgacacctggagaaaatcaaagagaaacatacagagaaaaatgatcaatacactactacctattcctcatcaacagtttaaccatgaaaacacagagaaatattcaacattacagctgaaccagaacgtTTAATGGCTTTACATGCCTTATgccatttttatgccttactatactatgacattttttgaccattttaaaactacatccagtaacagattactttgactattacatcttacttctgatattgctctttatttttacattacttctattaatacagattatttacgcagtatttttatattgctcattatttctatttttacacttccGATATAccgaatactgaacataaacagttaattGTCAGTTCtctgttggacagttgatgtaaagctgtttgtgaattacctggaagcctctgtcctggtctcaaagaacttcttcattgtacgaagactctgtgatcgtggactacgtctctgtgattgcggacaatgtctctgagattatggacaaagtctctgtgatcatggacaatgattgtgatcgtggacgatgtctctgagatcatagacggtgcctctgtgatcatcgacaatgtctccatgatcgcgggcaatgccgttaaatcggtgacccccgtctccgccgattctatcgcaaggtctctacgaagcatgggacaacgtctctgatcatggacaacgtctctctcatctttgacaaggtctctgcgatcatggacagtgtctctgatcgtggacaatgtctccctcatcctcaacaatgtctctccgatcatggaccatgtctcagcgatcatggacgacatctctgtgatcatggactataTGCCGGACCAAGTgttgacacctggaggaaatcaaagagaaacatacagaggaaaatgatcaatacactactacctattcctcatcaacagtttaaccatggaaacacagagaaatattcaacattacagctgaaccagaacgtTTAATGGCTTTACATGCCTTatgccatttttcatgccttactatactatgacattttttgaccatttttttttaccatttttcacaccatactataccatgacattttttgaccatttttcataccttacaacactataacattttttgaccattatTGGTGCTTTACTATagtatgaccttttttgaccatctCTGatgcattactatactatgacagtttttggtggtttttggttttacttacacagtatttttatattgctcattatttctatttttacacttctgatATAccgaatactgaacataaacagttaattgtcagttctctgtgttggacagttgatgtaaagctgtttgtgaattacctggaagcctctgtcctggtctcaaagaacttcttcattgtacgaagactctgtgatcgtggactaggtctctgtgattgcggacaatgtctctgagattatggacaaagtctctgtgatcatggacaatgattgtgatcgtggacgatgtctctgagatcatagacggtgcctctgtgatcatcgacaatgtctccatgatcgcgggcaatgccgtcaaatcggtgacccccgtctccgccgattctatcgcaaggtctctacgaagcatgggacaacgtctctgatcatggacaacgtctctctcatctttgacaaggtctctgcgatcatggacagtgtctctgatcgtggacaatgtctccctcatcctcaacaatgtctctccgatcatggaccatgtctcagcgatcgtggacgacatctctgtgatcatggactatgtgCCGGACCAAGTGttgacacctggagaaaatcaaagagaaacatacagagaaaaatgatcaatacactactacctattcctcatcaacagtttaaccatgaaaacacagagaaatattcaacattacagctgaaccagaacgtTTAATGGCTTTACATGCCTTatgccatttttcatgccttactatactatgacattttttgaccatttttttttaccatttttcacaccatactatactatgacattttttgaccatttttcataccttacaatactataacattttttgaccatttttgatgctttactatagtatgaccttttttgacaccttactatactatgacagtttttggtggtttttgatgccttactatactataacattttttgttagcttttgagtgtttttgatgccttactatactgtgacgttttttgacaccttacaatattataacattgtttgacattttttgaacgtttttgatgctttactatactatgacattttctgagcatttttgacgccttactatactatgacatttttgccattttatgccttactacacaatgacttttattaatatttttatgccttactatactatgacatttttgaaattttcatgccttactatactatgacatttttgacataattaTGCTTTACTatacaataacatttttgatattttcatgccttgctatgACATGTTCtagacatttttgatgctttactgtggtgtttttttgaccacatactatatactatgacatttttgatgtcttagtataatgtgacattttccttCTACTTTGGATTACTATTGCTTCTGCATTGCTTTCGTTTTACAgattacttttcttattagaGCCCGAGCATGAAAGTGAGCAAGGCCCTATTGGAATTGCTCAGATTATTAGGTTCTGAGAAGGAAGCATGCAAAGGAAACATTCAAAAGTGATCGCCTATTGGGCTTAGTTTGTTGTATGGTCGTCGACGAAATACGGACCACATATATTAACATGCCATTGCTGATGTTAATGCTGACATCCAGGTATAAAGCAGTCAGGTACAGGCGcaatataacacaaaatgaccagaaaTAGACATAAAACGATGACAACAACATGATAGACCGCTATAAAccgagttaaaatgaccaggatggaacacatAATTACAAAGAGGTGCAAGATGTCGGTAAAGTGACTGCAAACAATTATGACTATCAAGAGCTCTTTGTGTTTCACCCGTCCACGTTGGGGGTCCACAACCCAAGTCAGGGACGCCTCATTCACGgaaactcaaacacactcttacccacgcgatgtgaaaatattaaaagagaaggctaatgcaAACACCGCCGCTAATACAAATGataacgctagccgctagctagtttgctccttagccttaccttcgcgccgcaggtgtgttcagcgtccagcctcactcgtgttcgacatAAAAagcttcaaagcttgttttagcatccaggcttcttcgaTAAGCAAGTTTTCTCACActactgacaaaccgaggaaACAGTTCAAacgttggtttaaatctgttttccgacttcgcttctccgcctctctgcgtTCCTCCCAGAACGTAATAGCCAATGAGGACACACGCAAAccaacaacggcagaaaaaaaCGCCAATTTGCCAGCTGACTCTGTTCCGCCCATAGACTGTAGactagcaaccgcctctgattgctCAGGCATCAAAAGAAATGAGGGGGCTGACAAAATAGCCAAAAAATCAACAAAGTTGAGGGATTTTACGAATATACCTCTCGGTATATGATGAAAGATGAAACTAAGGcaatgattaaaaaagaaatgatgaagaAATGGCAGGATAGGTGTGACAGGGACAGCAATGGAAGGAAATatacacaatacaatacattATTAGAAAAAAACCGAAAGGATgaaacagttttaaagtttCGACCATACTGGGTTAAATAAAACTTGTACCAGACGCTGCAGTTTGACAAGTCATTATAAGATTTGCACTTTATGGTGTCCGTTTCTCTCAGTGTGCCACCAGTTTTTGGATGCCTACAGTCGCAGGTAAGTATTGAACTCGCAGTCTCCACTTTACCAAGCTGGCGCTTATCGACTTGGTCTAATCAACTAAACAATcgttttatatattttcaagCTTTTGACTGTTTTCATGTGGTGTTGGTTTCCAAATTTATTGCCCTTAGCAAGAATGGAACCTGTAATCTCTAAACTACAACACAGGTGTTTATCAGCCCGAGTTATTTATTCAGATGGTTGCTGACTTTTACTTCATCGAGCCTTACGAGAATCAAACCTGCGATCTCAGTATCACCAAGCAGGCCCTAATAGCCTGAGCCATTTGATCTGATGGCTGACATCTATTTCTGCAAACATGAAGCACAAACCAGTAGAATATGAGAACCTGCACACTTGGAAGCCATCACCCATTTGACCTCAGAATGTGTTACATCATGTCTTTGGTTGAGTAAATAGTGTGTTAAGTttacaaaacagtctgacatattGAGGAGaatcatattaataatatttaatatataatatttaatcaaaaaaaaaaaaaacacagaacagctgTGCAGGTTGGGTTGTGTGAACAGCTGGTAAAAGGCAAACATCATGAGATCAGCCATTGTTGTGAGCTCAgtcacactgactcactgacttcACTGCAGTCTTCTTATCCACCCCAGCAGTCACCAGCAGTTCAGGTCGACCATCAAGTCAGGCAAAGTCAGCCGAAGTCGATCTCAAACACACCTATTTTAGTGTTTtgtaaaatttgtgttttgtgtgtgtgaagtattgttgtgttttgtgaaatgttgtcgTGCAGAATTTATAGCATCCACCGTTTCTGGTGTCCAAATCAGTCTCAGATTGATATTTTTAAGTGTAAAATTAATCTTTCCTTGTGGTGAAGTGCAGAGAAGACTGGCTACTGGTCTAAAGTAGTTCATATGATTTTGGGCTGCCTCAGACACGAGGCCATGGGCATTAATACacacttttattcttttaaagaTTGTTTAGGTGAGACTCTTTGGCTCTTGCTGAGAGTGGCAACAGTGGTCTCACCCTCAGACATTTGTGGGTCTGAAGCCCACGGGTTCCATCCGCACAAGACAGTAGGAACAGCATATCCTCgaaactgtaaatacacacaaacacatgccaGAGTTAATTTTCTTCCCTCTACTTTGCTTGTATTTGTGAATTAAAATGTGCATGAGGAAGGATTACCTGTCTGttcataaaaacatatatgatGGGGTTGTAGACAGTGCTGCTTTTTGCCAAATAAACAGGTATGGTAGCAATAACGGGGTCAATATATAGACTGGAGTCTATGATGACAGCAAGGGCCATGGCAGCATATGGCAGCCAGGTGATGAGGAAGGCCAACACCATCACCACGACCATACGTGCCACCTGCACCTCCACACGATTTGTGCTGCAGGCCTCAGATACTTGCAGTTTGGTCACCTAGGAACATCAAGATACAAGCAAAAAGACTTTTTAATGATATCGATACAGTCaataataatatactgtattccAGCCTATGTCCATTGTTCACCTGACGAAGGGTCCACAAGAGTCGTGAGTAGGACGCCATGATGATGGAGAAGGGCACAgcaaagcagaggaagaagtaTATGATGATGTAGGACATGTTCCCAGGATCCCGGTTATACCAGTTAGGGGCACAGGAAGTCTTCACCCCCTCCAGCTCATAACTTCCCC
The window above is part of the Lates calcarifer isolate ASB-BC8 unplaced genomic scaffold, TLL_Latcal_v3 _unitig_4559_quiver_1892, whole genome shotgun sequence genome. Proteins encoded here:
- the LOC108900571 gene encoding parapinopsin-like; translation: MEPVALKGNSSSSHSSVNAELLSRTGYTTLAVIMGVFSAAGIILNVLVIMVTVRHRQLRQPLSYALVNLAVCDLGCALLGGVPTTVTSAMGYFSLGRVGCVLEGFAVSFFGIASLCTIGVISVERYIVVCYPMGAVLFQTRHAVAGVVLSWVWSFVWNTPPLFGWGSYELEGVKTSCAPNWYNRDPGNMSYIIIYFFLCFAVPFSIIMASYSRLLWTLRQVTKLQVSEACSTNRVEVQVARMVVVMVLAFLITWLPYAAMALAVIIDSSLYIDPVIATIPVYLAKSSTVYNPIIYVFMNRQFRGYAVPTVLCGWNPWASDPQMSEGETTVATLSKSQRVSPKQSLKE